aatatcttggcgtaactctaactaaggaggtaaaagatctgtatgataaaaacttcaaatctctgaagaaagaagttaaagaagatctcagaagatggaaagatctcccatgctcatggattggcaggatcaacattgtaaaaatggctatcttgccaaaagcaatctacagattcaatgcaatccccatcaaaattccaactcaattcttcaacgaattagaaggagcaatttgcaaattcatctggaataacaaaaaacctaggatagcaaaaactcttctcaaggataaaagaacctctggtggaatcaccatgcctgacctaaagctttactacagagcaattgtggtaaaaactgcatggtactggtatagagacagacaagtagaccaatggaatagaattgaagacccagaaatgaacccacacacctatggtcacttgatcttcgacaagggatctaaaaccatccagtggaagaaagacagcattttcaacaattggtgctggcacaactggttgttatcatgtagaagaatgcgaatcgatccatacttatctccttgtactaaggtcaaatctaaatggatcaaagaacttcacataaaaccagagacactgaaacttatagaggagaaagtggggaaaagccttgaagatatgggcacaggggaaaaattcctgaacagaacagcaatggcttgtgctgtaagatcgagaattgacaaatgggacctaatgaaactccaaagtttctgcaaggcaaaagacaccgtcaataagacaaagagaccaccaacagattgggaaaggatctttacctatcctaaatcagataggggactaatatccaacatatataaagaactcaagaaggtggacttcagaaaatcaaataaccccattaaaaaatggggctcagaactgaacaaagaattctcacctgaggaataccgaatggcagagaagcacctgaaaaaatgttcaacatccttaatcatcagggaaatgcaaatcaaaacaactctgagattccacctcacaccagtcagaatgtctaagatcaaaaattcaggtgacagcagatgctggcgaggatgtggagaaagaggaacactcctccattgttggtgggattgcaggcttgtacaaccactctggaaatccgtctggcggttcctcagaaaattggacatagtactaccggaggatccagcaatacctctcctgggcatatatccagaagatgccccaactggtaagaaggacacatgctccactatgttcatagcagccttatttataatagccagaagctggaaagaacccagatgcccctcaacagaggaatggatacagaaaatgtggtacatctacacaatggagtactactcagctattaaaaagaatgaatttatgaaattcttagccaaatggatggacctggagggcatcatcctgagtgaggtaacacattcacaaaggaactcacacaatatgtactcactgataagtggatattagcccaaaacctaggatacccaagatataagatacaatttcctaaacacatgaaactcaagaaaaatgaagactaaagtgtggacactatgcccctccttagaagtgggaacaaaacacccttggaaggagttacagagacaaagtttggaggtgagatgaaaggatggaccatgtagagactgccatatccagcgatccaccccataatcagcatccagacgctgacaccattgcatacactagcaagattttatcgaaaggacccagatgtagctgtctcttatgagactatgccggggcctagcaaacacagaagtggatgctcacagtcagctcatggatggatcacagggctcccaatggaggagctagagaaagtacccaaggagctaaagggatctgcaaccctataggtggatcaacattatgaactaaccagtaccccggagctcttgactctagctgcatatatatcaaaagatggcctagtcggccatcactggaaagagaggcccattggacacgcaaactttatatgccccagaacaggggaacgccagggccaaaaagggggagtgggcgggtaggggagtgggggtgggtgggtatgggggacttttggtatagcattggaaatgtaaatgagctaaatacctaataaaaaatggaaagaaaaaaaatcaaagttataCAAGATTTCTAGCTTGGCGTTTCTAGTAACTTTACTTGTGCCTTCTCATGTTTAGACATTTCTGTCTATTCAGAACATGTCCTAGTGTCAGAATGTGTCCTAGTGTCAGAATGTGTCCTAGTATCAGAATGTGTCCTAGTGTCAGAATGTGTCCTAGTGTCAGAATGTGTCCTAGTGTCAGAATGTGTCCTAGTGTCAGAATGTGTCCTAGTGTCAGAATGTGTCCTAGTGTCAGAATGTGTCCTAGTGTCCTGTGTGCTGTGCTGACTTAAGCTTTCATGCTTTATGCACAGTGGTCCAGTTATCCTGACATCATGCTCTTTGAGCAGTCCCTGTGGGATGTTCACTCTCAAAGTCAACTGCATAGACTTCAGAGTTAGCCTAGAAGACACACCTCTGGGGATGTCTGTGAGGTGGGAAAGCCAACTTTGAATACAGGAGACTCTTTCCATGGTCTAGGGTCCAGGACTGAATACAAAGGGGACAGCTGGATGGGGCACAGTTCAGTTGGCAGAGTGTAGCTCCCACCCCTGCTGTGCATCTTACACCTTTTGTCCTAGCCCTCTAGAAGCAAAAGCAGGGGACCAGGACTTGGTTTGGGTTGCATGAGACCTAGTGTcaaaggttacatagtgagactctcacagacagatgtgtgtgtgtgtgtgtgtgtgtgtgtgtgtgtgtgtgtgtatgatgtgtatgtatgtgttcctatgttgctttgctttgttggatattttagtCACAATGATGAGACATAAAATTAAAGTGGAATCTGTTTCTATTTGAATTTGAACTGCACCTCCCTCATATTTGCCTCTGGTCTAATACCACATGAACAAATTTTCTCCACTGGCATCAGCTCTTTGGTTGTCACATCCTGAAGTACTTTTATGGGGCCTCTATGCATTTTCTTTACCTTTGATAAACTTGATGAGGTTGTTTGTAGCTGCTTAGTCTAGTCTAAGGGCAATGGGGGAGTAATCACCCACCCTTTGGCTACACATAGCAGTGGCCACTCTTCTGTGCaactctgactggcctggaacttgctttatagccTAGGCTGCCTTGAACTGTATCTTCCTCTGTGTACCAAGTGATGGAAATAAGGGCACAGTGCCACCATGATTGGCTCAATCCTTTGGTTCTTTACATCTTACTCAATAGACTGCAATGCTTATTCAAAACTTTGTATGTTTTAAAGGGCATCTCTGTACTCACTCATTGGACCTACGCATTAAAGAGGCACACCACCCTGGACCACAGAGAGGAGAATAATCTCACTGGGATTTCCCACCAGAGTCCCCACTCAGACCTTCCTTCTTGGTAGAGGACTCATTCttggttatatgcctcagcatcTACTGTAGGGTCCATTCAACCACTAACATAGTAAGAAGTCACAGTATCCCATACCAGATAAGGAAAGATAACCATTCCAGGATGTCCACTCCCATCCCCTGCATAGATGCTCCATCCTCAGTTGCAATCCTACGTACCAATAACTAAAACATTGCAACTCCTCCTCCCTGATTCATCTCTGGTTTTGCTGGATCCGGTTCATGATGCCAATTGTTGTTTGACAGACCTTTCCTGGGGtgatacaaaacacacacacacacacacacacacacacacattcaccctAGGGAGGAAGCCATGACAGACCAACATGATGCATTAATATCCGATTTAGTGAAACAATGAGTTTCTTATTTGAACAGGCATATGGTGAGGAGTTACAAGGAGTAAGGAAGATTCAAAAGCAGCTGATGACTTTTTTATTTCATACACAGCTTACCACAAATACATAAGGATCTGCAGGCACTGCCTTTTATAAAGAAGCCACACCCTGATAGAGCACATTATAAGTTTAAGATATTTCAAATTTCTTATCACAAGAATAAAAATTGATTTTGACAACATggtctgttctttttcttttttaaagatttattttatgtatatgagtacaccattgctctcttcagacacatcatgtaagagcatcaggtcccattacagatggttgtgagccaccatgtggttgctgagaattaaactcgggacctctgggagagcagtcggtgcccttaaccactgagctgatTCTCCAGCTCCAATATGATCTGTTCTTTAGATGCTGGAAAAAGAATATACTCTTTTtctctttgactttgtttttctgagatggggtctcatgtagtctaggctgaactcaaacttgctatgtagctaaggttgaacttgaactcctgattctcttgcaTCTGTATCCTAGGCACTGTCACAGGCATGCAGAATCACAAAGGGATATACATTCTTATATATAGCTAGTGAGAATATAAAACAGTATGAATTTTATAAAAGAGAAATTAAGAATACCTAACAAAATTCACATGTattctaatatatattatatgtgttatataatatacatgtgcatatatacacatatgtacatatatgcatatacatacacacacatctatatattGGAATGTGGtacagctaatccaacaatggctggctaTAGAATAACAGTCTAATAGtatagtagttgctcagtccacaaggctggactTCTCAGCTGGTCTTCGGTATACACAGGACTTCTGAAGAAATAGACTCTAATGCTAGTTAAAGAATGGACTTGCTAGTGAGGTGAGAGCAGGCGGCAAAGATcaaaagctttcttcttccatgtccttttacATGGGCTTCCAACCGAAGGCACCGCTCAGATGAGAGGTGGGTCTTTACCAGCTCAAACAATTTGGATTTAAGGtggatcttcctacctcaaaggttCTGATTAGAAGTTGAACTTCTcatttcaaattaagcaaaaatccctCACAATTCTGCTCTCCACTTTCAGGTTTTAGTTTATTTCGGATGTAGTCAAGCTGATAACCAAGAATATCCACCAcaatgatagatagacagatgatagagaaataataGGAGATGGATTGATAGACCAATGATAGGTGATAAATTGATAAGAGATAGAGTAGATAGATGACTGATCAATAGATGATATAGGATAATGAAGTACAGGAGGATAGATGAATGGAGCGAGGAGAGATGATGAACAGCACAGATCCATAGAAGACGGATTGATGGTAGATATCTGACAGACAATAGATGACAGATACACAGTATGGTAGATATCTGACAGACAATAGATGACAGATACACAGTATGATAGATATCTGACAGACAATAGATGACAGATACACAGTATGGTAGATATCTGACAGACAGTAGATGACAGATATACAGTATTTACTTGGATTCTTTTCTTGAATGAGTTcacttgttttcttcttcctttaagaaaacccaggaaaatctgtttgtttgtttgttttaaatttgttttccatAATGGATTGATCTCTGATAGTCAACTAGTCTagcaattctttttttctctctctctcttttaattctTTACTGAGGTCTATCAGTTATAAGTTTCTGTTTTGCACAAATTCTTCACCTTtacattttgattatttttatttatgtcaatTCTTCAGAGTTCCTATGAATTTCCCCCCTTTTTGTTGCAGTTTCCTTTGGTTTATTTTGAGAGCAGGAGTTTGTGGGCCAAGGCTGGTGTGAAAGACAATACGTAGAGCCCAGAGCCTGGGACTGCCAGGCTTGCCGTCTTACAAGCCCCATTCTGTACCTTTCTTAATctctttagttctttttttttttctgaaatgttaAGTGACAGATTACACTTCCtttatgcacatatatttacCTTACACTACTTTATTCTGAATCTTTGTTTAGAgagttttaaaaacatacttatttttatttttttatatacaaaatattatTACGTATATGTGCATGGGGCAGGTACgcacacatgaatgcatgtgtccacagaggtcagagattTCTACTTGGACTGGGGCTACAGGAAGTTATAATCTAGTTGatgtgagaattgaactcaggtcctcaggaagagcaggacGTTCTCGtgaccgttgagccatctctgcagcccaaacTTAGTCTTTTTGATCTAGGGTCTCGTGTAGGCAGCCTAGACTCAAACTTGCTTGTGCCTCTGAGGATGAGCGTGAGTTCCTCCTATCGCAGCTTTCCCATAGCGCTTAAGTTACAGACATGTTCCCCTGTGTCTCAGGCAGTTTCAGTGTAAGGTTGGTGGATCACAGAGGCAGAACTCATGAATAAGAACACATTGACTATTCAGCATCTGAATAAATATAATGTCATAATTTTGTGAGAAAACCACACCCATTGCCTTATAAGATTCACTGAAGATGTTCAGCATAGATTTCTTACCTCAGACCTTTTACAGATCTGCCAGCTATATAGATAAAAACACAGaaacttacatattttaaaacttaggCCTTTAGCTTGGGCTACCTCTCAGCTAGCTCATCTAACTTAATCTTGTTCTAGCCCATGACCTGCCACATGACTGATTGTTtacctctctctgtcctctgtttCTTCTAGTGCTGCTGGTGAATATCTGGCTCCTGCCTACTTCTCCCAGAGATCCTCTCTCTTTGCCTAGAAACTCTGCTCttccttcctgcttcagcttttGACCGTCAGATCTTTATTAAAGCCAATAGACAAATAACAAGATCTGACTAGTACTTAGCTCTCTGCACCATTCCATCATGTACATAAGCGGGTATCTTGGTCTTTCCAGAATATGCTTTGTTACATAGTAGCCTAGCTActtcttcatccattcttctttggagagggagaaaaacaaaTGTCCCCAAGGTTTTAAGTCTCTTCCTGGACTCCAGTGTAATTTGTTATTGATGCAAGAGAATCCAGGATTGTGTTATCTCTTTGGCATATAATTTTTCAGGTATTGCCAAATGTTTGttttgtgctgttttgtttttcaagccagaGTTTCTCTATATGTGTAATTCTGGCCATCCTGGAGTtctctcactttgtagatcaggctggcctcaaactcagagatctgcctgcttctgcctcccaagtgctgggattaaaggtgtctaccACACCTCTCAGCCAGAATTACTAAATTTTAACAACAGTCATTTATATCTGTTTATATAACACCTTTAGTCTTCAGAGAAGGCTTTTAGCCCTCAAGGGGCTAAAATAAATTAACCCCAATGGAATACAAACTTTAGTTCTGCAGTTGAAAATTCGGTCTGATTCTCTAATGTAGTGACTCTCACTTGAATTGCCTAGGGAACTAGTTAAAATACACTCagaaattctaattttatttgGTCAGTGGTCCAGAAATGTGTATTTTAGTAAGCACTCTAAGTGCCATTGGCAAGTGACTTTGCAAAACACTGCTATAACTGTGAAAAGGACAATGATCTCAGAGTGAGGCCTGCCTGTACTATCAGCACTGTGTACTGAGACATAAATTATACCAACAGCAATTGTGCTAACTCATGGACTCCACCGACAGCAATGGTACTAACTCATGGACTCCACCGACAGTGGTGTGCAATGGCTCATGAActacactgtgatggtttgtatatgcttggcccagggagtggtactattagaagatagtacctgttggagtaggtgtgttaccaTGGGCGAGGGCTTTAAGAccctgtcctagctgcctggaagtcagtattctgctagcagccttcagacaaagatgtggaactctcagctcctcctgcaccatgcctgcctggacactgccatgtttctgccttgataataatggactgaaactctgatcctgtaagccaactccaattaaatgttgtcctataagagttgccttggtcatgatgtctgttcacaccagtaaaaccctaactaagacatgcacCAACAGCGCTCTGCACTGACTCATGAATTGTATATCTCCTATCATCACAGTCAGGAGCAGTTATTTACTGGAATTCATTATACCCAAAATTTTCCATATAAAATCTCAATTAACCCAATTATCCTATCAAATAAATAGTGCATTCTGCATTTTTGAGGATGAAGGTACAGGTTTAGAAATGTTCACTGTAACATAGCAAGTGGCCAAGTTCAGTTTCAAATCCAAGATTACTCATTTTGGAACCCAAGATCTTcttgtcttctatttctttagggtcaAGCGTGATGTCTATAGTCATAAAGTAAACAAAATTTAGTAACTTAAACTACTCTCAAACCTTAGCCTTTTCTGCCTTAAGGGTTCTAAAAGAGTTTTGATATATCTTCTTATGAAGAGAGTGCACCAGCCTAGTAAAGTGTTGCTTAATTCCATTTACTCCTGAAGGaggagaatataaaataaaacctcaGATATCTACGTAAGAGGTTCTCTATGAAGAAGAAACAGATCAAGTCAGGAATGGCGACACTGCCTGTGATCCCGGCAcgtgggaggaggaaggaagagaatccAGAGTCCTAGATTCTCTACTACATAGTgtgatggaggccagcctgggctacatgagaccctattttaaaatacaaaaccaaactagaatggaaggaagggagggaggaacttgTAAGAACATTCAGCTTCTTCATTTCGTTTGCTGTATTATGCTGTTTCCACTGTGGACACTGTCTGCTCGGCCTCCAGTTCTTCAGATTCAAAAGCAGGTGTGGGGAATGGGATGGGTGTGGTGGatactcctataatcccagctcttgggagctgGAGGCTGAAGGCTCAGAGTTAGAGGTCATCTTCAGCCACATggttagttcaaggccagactcaacacaaaaaaggaggagaaggagctgtTTGACACACAGCTCTGAGCACCTTGGTCAGGAACCATCTAATAACCTTGGAAAGGCAGCCCAGGTGttccaggaggggtggggcaagggTTTTTAACCATCTTTAGAGTTGCTGCCTTTCTTCTAGCTCACTCTGTGGAGCAATTTACTCTTAAAAAGCTTTCCAAGTGATAGAGATGGGTTGAAATTGTACCAgctcatggaagaaataaaaggagaatCTTAATGTTTTTAAGGCAGTTAAAACAAATGATATAAATCTCAACTATGGTGAGCTTGAATAAACAAAATCTCCACCTGCCTGTTCTCTGTACACTACCAACCTAAGAAAGTACACCTGTGCTCTGTTTGTAAAACTTCACTTAGTATTCGAATTGAAAAATGTGAAAAATCTTATAAATCCTGaacaaattatttaatttcttcaaGCTTCAGGCTATAGATGaggacaataataataatgcccGCTTCAGCTACTAGGGACCTTCCTGTAACGTGTGTAGGTTGTTTTAAGTGATTACTGTTGTTACTGTCTTTATTGGGTGCttgtatgtgagtgtgcgtgtgcatgtgcttcGGTGCGCACGCACATGCGTTTGAGTATCTGTGGAGGCAGAAGAGATCATCCCTAGAGATAGAGCTATAGGCAGCTGTGGGCCACccactgtgagtgctgggaattaacctctggtcctctgcaagagcaggaagtagtTTTTAAAGCTGTTGGGCCATCTCTCAGGgcctattattattgttattaatacatttgtttgctttctgaaaATTGGGGAAGCAAATTCTTCTCTCCCTTGGTAGTCAAATGAGATTAGTAGATGGAAAATCTGACGCAATCCCTAATTGTAGCCAAGGTGGTAAATATAAACCGGATGCTCCAGGGAGACTGACTTACCCACGACAGCAGTCTCTCAGGGAGGGCTGCCACACTAGCTGAAAGCTGCTTTTATCTTCTCCCGAGTCAACCTTAGAACCAGGAAAGAATATTTTTGTGACAGGACCTGCCACATCAAGACTTTAGAGGCTCTTCTTGAGTCCCTAACCTGATTAGACTCACTTAATCTCTCTAAACCTGAGGAATCTGGTCCTTCAACAACAGTTCTCCTAACTATATTTTTATAGCTGGTCATGTCTGCTTAATATCCCAACAAATAGAGGGATGTGCTAGTGATCTTTCTTTTTACCAACTCAGGACTAAGTATCCCTAGGTTTTGTTTAGCTTTATTTGGTTTTGAGAGGAGGAATATGTGAATGTTCTGGAGTACACAGATCAGCTAGGCTAAGTACCATACTTCAGCTAACTGGATTCTTGCTCTAGCAAAGAAATATCAACTTCtgtaaagagggagaaagaaggttgtggttgaacaaattctttaaaatataacacATTGAAGATCAATTCAAGAATCAAATTGTGTGAACAATGGACAAGTCCAAATGCTTGAGGATGCTTTTGAGAAGACAGgatgccattctttttctctactTTATTTGCAAATGCCTGGTCCCCTTCAATAACTTGTATCTTCTCTGGTTGGACACAGTCCCTTGTCATTGTCTTTGTCTCCATATGTCCCTGGCCTTGGTAATTAAGCCATTATAACTATCCCAAACACAGGTTCAGGTACTTCATGATTTCTCAAATCACTAGCTGGTTAAGTTGACCCAGAGCAAAAAGACCCCAGGAGACTCACTCAAGCTGATTCTTGCATGCCAAACTTAAAATTTGCCTTGTAAAGATATTTGTGATTTAAGCTATGTATCCCATACAATGTTCACACCAATGCCCTTCTCTTTCCGTCCATTCCATTTCCCAACTCCTAGCATCTTGGATTAAAGTTTGGGTTTCTAGCTCCTCTGTCGTACAGCCATGCCTTGCTCCTGtttgtcaccactgcctggcccgcTAACGCTATCCCTGTGCAGGTTGCCCTCACCTCACCCCCAGCTTCCCATCTCTTCTCTCCTATCATTCCTCATCGTCCTCTGTAGTAAGTGTTCTTAAGAGCTACTCCACTCTTGTCCTGAAACACATTTGTTTGGTCAGTGCATTTAACATAGTGATCAAGGTTTTGCACATTGTGGTCTTGAGTTGAGTTTTCAACATGGTTTCCCACTATAACCTGTGATAATGCTATCTACACATGTACATTTATCAGGTTGCTAAACTCAGCCATAAAATTAAGCGTGCTTCCCTcaaacccttcccttccctgcagGAAACTGCTGTGTTTTCATTACTTCAAACACGGGTGTGTGCTTCTGACGTCTGTGGCCATCATTTATAAGCATTAACACTTTCTAGTCCTtgctatttttcattttattaaaggcCCATagtcaagattttaaaaatctgatacCATGAGCTCTcagtggaaaaataaaaacagttttctCACTCATCACTCATACTGCCTGGTGTTTTCGGGAACAATCACGACTGTGTATAAAGCTCTTCTTTAGGGAATCACTGAGCTATGGGTTGTGGTAGCCCTGTCCTCATTACCTGTCCATTATGATTAATCGACAGGAAAATGTTCTGCAATCCTCCCATGGTCTTCTATCACACATCACAGGGATTCTAGCAACACCATTCAGGTCTGTCACTTCAAAACCAGGTTTTGTTGATGtaacaaaacaattaaaacaacTTCCATAGACTCGTCCAGTAAACTGAAACACATTTCTCTTGTCACGATAACTTCACATGTAATTTCTTTGGCTAAAGTTTCTTAGGATTAATCCCAACATGTGGTATCTAAATCTCTATCCTAAACTAGGAAATATCTATgttaattttcaaatatattatcCTTTTTCCTTCGGCTTATCTTTTAAGTGACTCTAAGCTTTTTATGCACATTGAGCATGTTATAAGAAGAATCCTTTTTTATTTATCATGAAAACCTTCTCAATGGGCAAGTAGAatgttttctttaacatttattttagagACATTTTAGGTTAATAGAAAAGTTGAGCAAAGGTACAGAGATTTCCCATAATCCCCTGCCCTCCCTGCATGTgtagtttttcctttttcccaacccacAGGACCGTTGGTTGTGATCGGTGAGCCAATACGGATGGATTGATTACTCCAAATCCAGAATTGACATTGGAATTAACCTTTAACACTGTACATCCTGTCCATTTGGACAAGCTCACCTTGGCATGTGCCCATCATTACAGAGAGCTGGAAGCACAGAAGCGATGGAGTAGTTTCACTGTCCTAAAATTTTGGTGTTACAATAATTCTTTCCTGCAGGTAAACTGTTGTGTTTTCATTACTTCAAACACGTGTGTGCGCTTCATTTATAAGTATTGACACTTTCTAGTCTTTgctcttttccattttattaaagGCACATAgtcaagatttttaaaatgtaataccaTGAGCTTGcagtggaaaaataaaaaccaacattCTTACTTATCTCTCACATTTCCTGATAATTCTCATGCTCTCAGTCACTGGCTCAGTCAGGGGTTTTAACTAGTTAAAGCCACTAGTTTTAACATTTTTACAATGTCATCCTTTTTGGAATGACATTCTGTTGGAATACTGAAGTATATACTTttctcaaaattttttttttctactgacaAGTTGTTCTAACTCTAAGAAGTGAGGAGAAAGGAGCTACCACTTTGCCTGAATCCTGATTTGTTCATGTGTTTCAGATGCCTCAATGAGAaatttctccttaaaagggagTAAGGAGAGGAAAGCAGGCATTATATAGAACAACTTTGTCCCCAGGAAGAGTTTTCCAGACTTTTGAAATGTTACCTATGAATTATTGTTTTATATCACCATTGATGTGATTTCTATGGATGGCATATACCAGCTCTTTCCCTAGGAAAAAATAAGTGTATTTTTTTCTAGTACCTTCATAATTTTTGCCtagttgtaattttttaaaatcatcctTTTCCTCCTTGATTTTATCAGGCCCCTTTCCTTTGAAATGTCAGTGAATCGCATCAGTGCagatttcccagaagatttcattcTTATGGGCTTTACCAAGTACCCATGGCTggatctccctctcttctttgtcCTCCTGACCTCCTACATGTTCACATTGCTGGGAAACATTGCTATTATTTTGGTTTCTCAGCTCGATTCCCAGCTCCAAAGTCCCATGTATTTCTTCCTTACCAGCCTTTCATTTTTGGATCTCTGTTTTACCACTACGACTGTCCCTCAAATGTTGTTTAACTTACAGGGACCCAACAAGAACATCACTTACATAGGCTGCATGGCCCAGGCCTATGTGTTTCATTGGTTAGGCTGTACTGAATGTGTTCTTCTTGGTATCATGGCCTTAGATCGCTATGTGGCTGTGTGCAAGCCTCTGAGGTACTCTGTCATTATGGACCACAGGCTCTGTCTGCAGCTGTCTGGTGCTGCTTGGCTCACTGGCCTGGCTAACTCACTACTACAGTCTACACTTACCATACAGTTGCCCCTGTGTGGGAATCGGATGCTTGACCACTTCTTCTGTGAGCTGCCTGGGCTTATTAAGATGTCTTGTGGGGACACCACAGTCAATGAGGTTACTTTAGCAGTGGTGGCCACATTCTTCATAATGGGTCCCCTCTCCATGATACTTGTATCATATA
Above is a window of Mus musculus strain C57BL/6J chromosome 13, GRCm38.p6 C57BL/6J DNA encoding:
- the Olfr1367 gene encoding olfactory receptor 1367, with product MSVNRISADFPEDFILMGFTKYPWLDLPLFFVLLTSYMFTLLGNIAIILVSQLDSQLQSPMYFFLTSLSFLDLCFTTTTVPQMLFNLQGPNKNITYIGCMAQAYVFHWLGCTECVLLGIMALDRYVAVCKPLRYSVIMDHRLCLQLSGAAWLTGLANSLLQSTLTIQLPLCGNRMLDHFFCELPGLIKMSCGDTTVNEVTLAVVATFFIMGPLSMILVSYSYIAQTVFRMPSAAGRLKAFNTCSSHLLVVSLFYGPGIYIYMQPSEDGSQDLIKVLTLFYCVITPMANPFIYTLRNKDVIGALKRLLRKAISTKGI